Part of the Harpia harpyja isolate bHarHar1 chromosome 16, bHarHar1 primary haplotype, whole genome shotgun sequence genome, GAGGGTGAACCTGACGGAGGGTGGCCTTACCCTGGATGCTGCTGGGAGAGAAGGGGGAGTCGGGCGTGAGGGGATGCTCGCCAGGCATTGACGGGACAGCTGCTGAAGGGAGAAGGGGGCGGCTGGAGCCCCAGCAGGATGAGGAgcaggggagcgggcaggctgggGTCCTGCGGAGAACCACGGGGCAGGCCGGGGCTACCGAAGCCGTCGGGGACGCCACAGGCCCCTCGGTGAGGCCCAGAGGATCCTCCCGGGTGAGGACCGGGGcctggcaggctgcaggcagggcacagaCCCCGGGGAGAACCCGGGAGGGCCAGGGAAGGACCCGGGGGCAGGCGGGCGGCTACGGGATCGGGACGAGAGCCCGGAGACGGGACGAGGGCAGGCTGGGACCCGGGAGCGGGGACgggaccggaccgggccgggcccaGGGAGCCGTGCTGAGGGACGCACACCCGCCGCTCGCCGTCGAGGCCCCATTGGCTGAGCGGCACGTCACTCCGATCGCAGGCGGTGCTTGCGCCCTGCCGCCCAATAGCGAGccacggaggggggggggggtaggccTGCCCGCGCGCGCGGCGCCTGGAGCACGGGGAGGGGCCGCCCCCGGTCACGTGAGGGCAAGGCCGGCGCGAGAACGCCGGGTCGACAACGCCGCCGGGCCGTCACGCGGCCGCGCCGACCAATCGACCGCCGGCGGGGGCGGGACGGAGGCAGTCTCCCACCCAATGGGAAGGCGGCGGGTGAGGGCGGCGCGGGAGCGGGGAAGGTGCCGGCGCGGCGGTGAAGCGGGAGGAACCACTGGCGGCTGGATAGCGGGGGGAGGGCAAGACCATTCCGGgagccgctgggggggggggcggcaccgCCGGTGCTCTCCGGGACGAGGAACaactgccggggggggggggggcgtggggggagagggctgggcGCATCCATCGTGGGCGGGAGGGGGCGTTgaggccgccgccgcgggggacGCCGGGCGCAACCATCTGGTGGGGGCGTGGCTTTGAGGAGAAGGGGGCGTGGTTGGGGCGTGATCTAAGCTCGGGGGCGGGGcatgcagccccagccccgccccctccccgccatgAAGTGCATCGTCGCCGGCGGCAACGTCAAaggtgagcggggctggggggggggggttaacgggggggggggggggtatgggggtGCCCTGCCTCACCACCCCCCCATTACCCCCCCCCAGTCCTCGGCCGAGCCGTGCACTCCCTGTCCCGCATCGGGGACGAGCTCTACCTGGAACCCACCGAGAGCGGGGTACGGGGCACcgggaaatggggggggggggcacctgtggacccccccgtccatccccgcTGGGGCTGGGGAACACCGTCTGTCCTGTACGTGGTGCCATGTCTGCGTGTCTCCCCCAGCTGTCCCTTCGCGCCGTCAACTCGTCCCGCTCCGCCTTCGCCTCCTTCCTCTTCGCCCCCCTCTTCTTCCAGCTGTACGAGGCGggcggcccccagccccaccgaGAGCTCTGCCGATGCAAAGTCCTCATGAAGGTGCAGCACCCTGCTCGgtcacccccccccaacccccaaaaagcTCCCCGTtcttctggggtggggggggaaccaGGCAGGGTGACCCTCTCCCGTATCCGTCCCTCTGCCCCGCAAGTCCTTCCTGGGTGTTTTCCGCTCGCTGCCCTCGCTGGAGAAGACGGTGGGGAAATGTCTCATCCTGCTCAAACCCCGCGCCAGCCGCCTCGTCGTGCAGCTCCACTGCAAGTACGGTGAGTGCCGGTGGTGACGCGGCACGGGAGGGGGACACACGGACACGCCGGCACGGGAGGGGACACACGGACACGCCGGCACCGCCGTCCTGTCCCGCTGAACCGGTGCCGTCCCTGCCAGGCGTCACCAAGACCCACAACCTGACCTTCCAGGAGTGCGAGCGGCTGCAGGCCGTCTTCGACACCCAGCGCTGCGCCAGCAGCCTCTGCGCCCCAGCACGGTGAGCTGGGACTGGCAGCGGCACaccgcggcggggcaggggggggggcaaaagggGCATTGGGGTGGCACCGGGATGGGCAGGGGGCTGGAAGAAGGGACCctcggggagggtggggggtgttCTAGCTGCAGGTGTGCCCCCAGGGTGCTGGCAGAGGCCGTGGTCCACTTCCCCCAGACGCTGGCTGAGGTGACGCTGGGGGCTGGCCCCGGGGGCAAGATCAGCCTTCGGAACCACGTGGAGGACGAAGCGGGTGAGCCCTGCGGTGGGGCGgagggggctgtgtgtgtgtccccttcCCTGGCCTCGGGGCGCCAGCACAGCCCCCTGAcccaccccacacacccccccccccagagccagGGAAAACGATGGTGACGGAGCTGTGGCTGGCCGAGGACGAGTTTCAGACGGCGGCCGTGGTCCCGGGCTCCCGCATCACTTTCTGCCTCAAGGAGTTTCGGGTGAGTTCCTGCCCAGCACTCCCCAGCCCCACGTCACCCCTCAGCCCCCCCTCAACCTCCTCTTTGTCCCCAGGGGCTGCTGACCTTCGCTGAGGCCTCCAACCTGCCCCTCACCATCCACTACGACGTGCCTGGCAGGTAGGAGCGGGCACCCCGGCCCCCCTGTGCCAGCCTTGCCCCTGGCCCCCCCCACCTCAGGCCCTCTGTGCCCCCAGGCCGGTGATCTTCACCCTGGATGACGCAGTGCTGGAGGTCCACCTGGTGCTGGCCACCCTCTCAGACCCAGAAAGCAACTTGCAGCCCCCCACGGCCAACGGGTGAGCGGGGCTTGTGTCAGCCTCTGGGGAGGTGACAGTCCCAGCTCAGCTGCCATCAGTAGGGACCAGAGTGAACGGTCCCCACTCTGCCCCTGCTTACTCACTCTCTCCCCAACAGTGTGTCCCACCTGCCCGCCCCATCAGATGACTTTGCCGATGACCTGGAGTCCTACATGATTGCCATGGAAACCAGCgcctacgaggagggctcggggGTGCCCCCCATCCCCACTTTCCCCCTGTGCACCCCGCATCCAGCCGAAAGCGaccctgaggaggaagaggaggaggaggaaggagctgtgctggggaccccacCTCACAAGAAGGTCTGGGATGGGCACGGGCGtgcctgggggcagggggatgggcACAGCCCCCTCCTGacccccacctctccccacagTTTCGCTCGCTGTTTTTTGGCTCGGTGTTGACGCCAGGGGGGCCCGGCCTGGCCCCTGCCCAGGAGGTGCTGGCGGAGGACAGCGATGGCGAGTACTGAGAGCCCTGAGGGTGCTGAGCTGCCGGCACCCCACCCCTCCAGCGTCCAGCCACCAGGATGGGTGCTGCCCCGACCCAGTATCGGCCCCCAAACACAGGCACCCCCCCACGACCCATTACAAGTTTATTCCCAAAAAatcctcctgccccacacctccACTACCATCCCAGGGCTGGGCTCTGGGGTCCCCCCTCGCCCCGGCGGTCCCTGCCCTGGGGGGGGCTGTATTTGGTTCGGTGGAgtgtggcggggggggcaggATCTTACAAATAAAAAACGAGTCGAAAGAAAAGCGACCTGATGCTgagggcggggggccgggccccagccggggagggggtggctcGCGGCTCATTTCTTGGCTTTGGCAGAGTTGCGGGGAGGGGTGACGGGGCGTCCCGCGGGGTTCAGCCCGCTGAACTGCCCGTATTTGCCCTTGTTCTTGTCAGCCGGCTTCAAAatctggggaaggggaggggaaagggtgAGTGGGGGGAGGCCGCACGCCgtgccccctcctgccccagcttcCCGCTTCCCTCCCACCTTGAGGGTGGAGGCTCCCCCCCAGCTCCGTTCTCCCTCCTGCgccccagcctcccctccctgcagGAACCGGGgccctcccgcagcccccccccgcagTCACCACAGGCCTGCCTGCCACCCCCCGCCACCGCTGACATGTCCCCCAGCCCACCTGAAATGAACACATAAGTGTTTCATCCACGCTCATCATGGCGCCTGCGTTGTCGAACTCCCCGCAATAGTTGGGCGCCGAGAAGAGGGTGACGAGCTGGCGCTTGGCGAAGAATTCGTAGCCGTCCTCCACCACCTGCGTGGGCATCGGGAGACAGTGCTGAACCAGGCGCCCCTAGGGTAAAAACCCACCCCCAGGGCAAATACCCATCCCCTAGGGCAAATACTCCCAGGGGTCCTACCCACAGAGTCCCGACAAGCCCCCCAGCATGCCCAAGGTCAAACATCCCCCTCTGGGGGCAAATACCTCGCTGGAATCCCACCTGTACAGACTCGGGCAGCCCCTAGAGCAAATACTGCCCTTGAGGGGCAAATACAAGGGGTAGAAACGCCTGCCCCATACCCAGTACCTGCTGGGGATCCAAATCCACACCCCAAAGGTGCACCCGCCTGCCCCCAGCAGCCAGGTGCCCGGTGGCGGTACCTGGTGCGCCCGGCAGATGAGGTCCAGGTCGTGTTTGTGCAGGAACTTCGCCACCACCTCTGCCCCGAAGGTGAAGGAAACGCCGCGGTCGTTCTCGCCCCAACCCTGCACGTCCTTGTCGGGGTCGGACCAGAGCAGGTCGCAGAGCAGGCCCTGATCCGGCACGTCCGTGGGGCGCATGATCCGTCGGATCTGCTCCATCGACTGCAGGTCGGGAGACAGCCCTACGAGAAGCGGGGGGCTGCGTCAGGCCCTGCTTCTTCAGCAACAGCCCCTGTCCCCCCAGGGCACCCCCAAAGCATTAGCACAGagctcccgccccccccctccagcccccggtGGCTGCTTCCCTGAAGCCCCAGGCAAGGCTGTGCCCACCTCCGTGGCAGCAGAAGATCTTCTCGTCCACGATAGCGGCAATGGGCAAACAGTTGAAGCAGTCGGTGAAAGTCTTCCAGAGCTTGATGTTGTATCGCCGCTTGCCTGCAAGGCAGTGCGTGTGGGTGCCTAGTGCTGCCCCTTTGGGGGTACAGGGGCGTGCGGGGCTCCCCAAGAGCCCCCACCGTGGGCTCGTGCCCCCCCAGGTGAAGCACACGCAGCCGCCCAGAGGCCCATCAGCCCCGGCAGAGCTCCGGCTGCACGGGGCAATGCCATGGGGTGGCACTGCCTCACGCAGGGGGTCTCCTCGGGGTGCACGCTCGTAGAGGTGGTTGGCagggggggcacagggcaggcGTGGGACACTCAGTGTGGATggtgctgggagcactggggtggtACAGGTTGGTTGTGGGTATGAGGATGGTACAGGGGATGCAGGGGGATATGGGGGTGGCAGGAGGACTTCCCCCTGGTCACAGAAGCTCTAGATGGGGTTGGTGCACGACAGCACGGGGACGACACCGGCTACGGGGTGCGCGGGGATGGCAGAGGGGTTGTGGGGGGACGCGGCCGCAGCCCGAGCACTCACACTCGTCATAGAAGCCATAGATGCGGTTGATGCTGGCGCACTCGTGGTTGCCGCGCAGCAGGAAGAAGTTCTCGGGGTATTTGATCTTGTAGGCGAGCAGCAGGCAGATGGTCTCCAGCGACTGCTTGCCCCGGTCCACATAGTCGCCCAGGAACAGGTAGTTGCTTTCAGGGGGGAAGCCCCCGTACTCAAAGAGCCGCAGCAGGTCGTAGTACTGCCCGTGGATGtcgcctggggggggggacacagggtgtGCGTGGgaccccagctccctgcagtcCCCTACGCCACCCCACAGTGGGCTCCAGTGCTGCCCATCCACGTCCCCAGGGAAGCACAGGGACCCCCAGCTGGCCCCACACCCATCCCGGGGGCTCGCCCAGCCCGTGCCCAGCCGGTGCGGCACCCAGCCAGCCCTCACCGCAGATCTTGAGGGGTGCCTCCAGCTCCAGCAGGATGGGCTGGCTCAGGAAGATCTCCCGTGACTTCAGACACAGCCCCCGGATCTCGTTCTCCGTCAGCTGCACGTTCTTCCCCGGCCGCGACCCTTGGACTGGCCCCACCAGAGAGACGGGCATCAGGGACCCCACCAGCACCCCGCACGCCCCCCACGCCCTGCCACTGAGGGACAGGCATCAGCCACGGGAACAACGGGCACGAGGGATtcgggtgcccccccccccagagagGGTCCTGGCCTGCCCCAAAATGGGGTGGGCATGAAtcaccccctgccccagcgcACCCCTCTCCTGCCAGAGCTTGGGGTTGTGGCAGGGCCCCCCAAACCGCGGGGCCTGCAAACCCAgatcctcccccctccccggtgcctgCCAACCTAGCACCCCCGCGCCCAAACACACCCGTCACCCCACATCCCCTAACGCAGTCCCCCCACCCTACCCCAAATTCAACAGCCCCCTTACCAGCCCTCCCACTCCCCTGAgtcccccaaacccacaaccccccaatacccccccccaaaaaaaaaacttCCCTTCTGCCTCCCAAACCTCCCAGCCCAATATCCAGGCCCCATCCCCTGCACAGTCCCCCAGTATCCAGCCCAAGGTCCCCAGTTCTACACAGCCTCCAGCACCCCCCCCATAttctccagccccccccccccccccccccgaggttcAGGCACTGCCCCGGCCTGACGGTGGGGAAGACCCCGGGCTGGCCAGCCGTTTGGGGGACGGGAGGCTGTTGGGGGGGGACTGGGGCCGTTGTGGGATGGgtaggagctgggggggggggccagggccgtggaaggcggcggggcggggggggggggggggggggtggtgcggGCTGGAGGCCGTTCAGGGGACCAGGCCCGTTCGGGGCGGGGGCGGAGGCCGTTGTGGGGATCCCGAGGTGGTTGCGGGAGGGGAATCCGTGGCTGTTAGGGGTGCGGGGGGGTCGGGGGGTGccggcggtggcggtggccgCTCACCCTCCAGGAGGCGGCTGATGATGGAGTCGAGGTTGAGCTTCTCGGTGTCCGCCATGGCCGCCGGACGCTGCCGCCCCGCCCCTTCGCGCTCGTGCGCCCAGCGGgagcggccggcgggggcggTGGGTGGCGCTGCGCCCCCTGCCGGAGCGGAGGAATCAGCGCGGCAGCggacgtgggggggggggtcccggcgaCAGcgggacgcggggggggggggacacacagaggGGACCCCAACCCCGCCAtgggggggcacggggacacCCCATCCCCGGCGTGGGGGCTCTTCAGGCACCCCCCGTCGACGGCACAGAGACGTGGGGACGCCCGTGGCACGGGGACACCCCGGGCagaggggggccgggggggacaggggggacggCGGGTACCCGCATCGCGCTTCCCggggcacagggacagcctggggacattggcgggggggggagcatcCCGGGAGGGACCGGGATAGATGGGGTCCCCGGGACTGGGCTGTGAcaggggggacacggaggggacacggacacggggggggggcAACACGGGAGGACACGGTGCTTGGcagtctgggggggggggggcgggggggccacCGGGGCCCGGCGTGTCCCCGCTCCGGGACGCTGGGACCAGCGTCGTGAGCGACACCGGGCTGTTGCTGGGAGGCTGTTGCCACCCCGGGGTGTCCCCAGCGGCACCCCGAAGCCTGGGCTCCCGCGGgcaccctggggagggggggccggggggggccgggccccgTTTGTGCCCCCCCCGCGCCTCCTCAGGGCTCGCGGAGGGTGGGCGCGCCGTGGCACACCGTGCACGCCACACTGCGCCGTGCTGCGCGTGCCGTGGGCTGTGCCGAGCCACGCCGTGCCGTGCCACGCCATTTCCCACGCGCCCCGCAGGCCACGCCGTGCCGTGCTGTTCCCTGCGTGCCATGCCGTGCCGCGTGGTACCGTTCCCTGTttgccatgccatgctgtgccgtgccatactgtgccatgccatgctgtgccatgccataccatgccgtgccgtgccatgccatgccgtgccgtgccatgccgtaCTGTGCCACGtcgtgctgtgctgtgccatacCATCCTGTGCCAtactgtgctgtgccatgccatgccgtgccatgttgtgctgtgctgtgccatacCATTCTGTGCCATACTGTGCCATgtcatgccatgccatgctgtgccatgccatgccgtgccatgccatgccatgccatgccatacCGTGCCatgctgtgcagtgctgtgccATACCATGCTGTGCCATACtatgctgtgccatgccatgccatacCATGCCAtgttgtgctgtgctgtgccatacCATTCTGTGCCATACTGTGCCATGTCATGCCATGCCATAccgtgccatgctgtgccgtgccgtgccgtgccatgccataccatgccatgctgtgcagtgctgtgccATACCATGCCGTGCCATCCTGTGCCATGCCATACCATGCCATGCTGTACCATACTCTGCTGTGCCacgccatgccatgccatgctgtgccgtgccatgGGGTCGGGAATAGCTCCCCGGGGGGGGGTGCAGCCGCCCGGCTCCAGCCCTGACATTTGTGCTCCGCGGTGTCAGTTTTACAGCCGGCCCCGGGTGACCCCGCCgggctgtccccgtccccgtccccgtccccgtccccgtcccctgtccccgtccccgtcccccgcaGTGGCTCCCCCGCCCCCGGTCCCCCCGCTGCCCCCttctcccagccccccccccccccgcccccgccggggctccgcaccccgcgccccccccccccctttccctcggcccCCCCCGGGCCTCCCCCggtcccgccccgcccctccccggggccgccccgccgggacCGGAGCGAGCACAGCCGCTGCTCGGGGCGCGACAGCACCGGACACACCgaccgccaccgccaccgccaccgTCACCGCCGGTGGGTGCTGGCGCGAGTGTGGGGTCccgtggtggtggggggggggtgtgcgtgggTGTGGGTGCTTTTTTacgggggggggtgggtgcaggAGCAGCGGGACCCAGGTcgcgggggggggtgtgcacaTGTGCGCGTGTGTGCACACACgcgtgtgcatgtgcgtgtgtgcgGGCAGGGCTGTGAGTGTACACGCGTGTGCGCGGGCATGCGGGCACGTTTGTGTGCACGTGTGCATGTCTGTGCGTGCGCGTGGACACGCGTGCGGGCAtggctgtgtgtgtttgtgcacgcgtgtgtgcgtgcatgtTTATGTGCACGCGTGCACAGGCATGGCTGTGAATGTCCATGTGCATGTCTGCATGCCTGCATGTGTACGTGCATGCGTGTGCACGGGCACGTCACTGTGTGTGCACGGGCATgtctgcgtgtgtgtgcgcgcgcgcgcgtgtgtgtgtgtacgtgcaCCTGTGCACGTGTGTGCACCGAGCAGCGTGGCAGGGCAGGTGTGCAGGGCTCTGCGGCGTGGCGGCCGTGCTGGTGGCTCTGTGCCTGCCGGTGACGGTGACAGTGACGCCGTGGGCAGCTGGACCTAAGCCGGGGGACGTGTGGCCTGGCAGCTCTGCCATGCTGCGGAgaaggggacagggacggggaggggggggggccatGCCCAGCTTGGCCAGcttggggacagggac contains:
- the RAD9A gene encoding cell cycle checkpoint control protein RAD9A produces the protein MQPQPRPLPAMKCIVAGGNVKVLGRAVHSLSRIGDELYLEPTESGLSLRAVNSSRSAFASFLFAPLFFQLYEAGGPQPHRELCRCKVLMKSFLGVFRSLPSLEKTVGKCLILLKPRASRLVVQLHCKYGVTKTHNLTFQECERLQAVFDTQRCASSLCAPARVLAEAVVHFPQTLAEVTLGAGPGGKISLRNHVEDEAEPGKTMVTELWLAEDEFQTAAVVPGSRITFCLKEFRGLLTFAEASNLPLTIHYDVPGRPVIFTLDDAVLEVHLVLATLSDPESNLQPPTANGVSHLPAPSDDFADDLESYMIAMETSAYEEGSGVPPIPTFPLCTPHPAESDPEEEEEEEEGAVLGTPPHKKFRSLFFGSVLTPGGPGLAPAQEVLAEDSDGEY
- the PPP1CA gene encoding serine/threonine-protein phosphatase PP1-alpha catalytic subunit, whose translation is MADTEKLNLDSIISRLLEVQGSRPGKNVQLTENEIRGLCLKSREIFLSQPILLELEAPLKICGDIHGQYYDLLRLFEYGGFPPESNYLFLGDYVDRGKQSLETICLLLAYKIKYPENFFLLRGNHECASINRIYGFYDECKRRYNIKLWKTFTDCFNCLPIAAIVDEKIFCCHGGLSPDLQSMEQIRRIMRPTDVPDQGLLCDLLWSDPDKDVQGWGENDRGVSFTFGAEVVAKFLHKHDLDLICRAHQVVEDGYEFFAKRQLVTLFSAPNYCGEFDNAGAMMSVDETLMCSFQILKPADKNKGKYGQFSGLNPAGRPVTPPRNSAKAKK